In Salinibacterium sp. ZJ70, one DNA window encodes the following:
- a CDS encoding PP2C family serine/threonine-protein phosphatase, which produces MATIPTTAAVSHVGKVRANNQDSGYLGRHLYLVADGMGGHAGGDVASAIAAQRIAEADIPYPTAEDAVMALQSALIAANGLLAETVFEHNELTGMGTTVSAIARVGNQLGVAHIGDSRIYRFRAGELKQITTDHTFVQRLVESGRITPEEAAVHPRRAVLMRVLGDVDASPEIDSGVVDTLPGDRWLLCSDGLSGYVTDEKMAQILGTIRTAQGAADRLVKESLDNGAPDNVTVVIVDIDDSEGASGAEPMFVGSAARPLAFGQQEVEVRKPIRLPTLLLHPLKASPPEDAHFEPESESYLDELIEEDRLRALRRKIMWGVAVTLAAAAIVLAGYLGYRWTQTHYFVGVSNGNVAIYQGVQQSIGPIELSSVYQSTAIRIDDLPEFQRERVQQTINASSLRNAHEIVDRLSASAGG; this is translated from the coding sequence GTGGCGACGATCCCCACAACGGCCGCCGTGTCTCACGTCGGCAAGGTGCGAGCGAACAACCAGGACTCCGGCTACCTCGGTCGCCACCTGTATCTCGTCGCCGACGGCATGGGGGGTCACGCCGGAGGCGATGTCGCCTCCGCGATCGCGGCGCAGCGCATCGCCGAAGCCGACATCCCGTACCCGACCGCCGAAGACGCCGTCATGGCGCTGCAGTCGGCGCTCATCGCCGCCAACGGCCTGCTCGCCGAGACGGTGTTCGAACACAACGAGCTCACCGGCATGGGCACGACCGTCTCCGCGATCGCGCGCGTCGGCAATCAGCTGGGCGTCGCCCACATCGGCGACTCTCGCATCTACCGCTTCCGTGCCGGCGAGCTGAAGCAGATCACGACCGACCACACGTTCGTGCAGCGACTCGTGGAATCCGGACGCATCACGCCCGAGGAGGCGGCTGTGCATCCGCGGCGAGCGGTGCTCATGCGCGTGCTCGGCGATGTCGATGCGTCGCCCGAGATCGACAGCGGCGTCGTCGACACCCTGCCGGGTGACCGCTGGCTGCTGTGCTCGGACGGCCTCTCCGGCTACGTCACCGACGAGAAGATGGCGCAGATCCTCGGCACGATCCGCACCGCCCAGGGCGCCGCGGATCGCCTCGTCAAGGAGAGCCTCGACAACGGCGCCCCCGACAATGTCACCGTCGTGATCGTCGACATCGACGACAGCGAAGGGGCCTCCGGAGCCGAGCCGATGTTCGTCGGATCGGCTGCGCGTCCTCTGGCCTTCGGACAGCAGGAGGTGGAGGTGCGCAAGCCCATCCGCCTCCCCACGCTGCTCCTGCACCCCCTCAAGGCGTCGCCTCCCGAGGATGCGCACTTCGAGCCCGAGAGCGAGAGCTACCTCGACGAGCTGATCGAAGAGGATCGCCTGAGGGCCCTCCGCCGCAAGATCATGTGGGGGGTCGCGGTCACTCTCGCCGCCGCCGCGATCGTGCTCGCCGGCTACCTCGGCTACCGCTGGACCCAGACCCATTACTTCGTGGGTGTCAGCAACGGCAATGTCGCCATCTACCAGGGCGTGCAGCAGTCGATCGGTCCGATCGAGCTGTCGAGCGTCTACCAGTCCACCGCGATCCGCATCGACGATCTGCCCGAGTTCCAGCGCGAACGCGTGCAGCAGACCATCAATGCCTCGAGCCTGAGGAACGCGCACGAGATCGTCGACCGCCTCTCCGCATCGGCAGGTGGGTGA
- a CDS encoding FHA domain-containing protein, with protein MSELTLLVLRIGFLILMWAFVFMVVYALRSDLFGNRARKVAPGPEMFPVSPVVAAPAAAPVAQLTEPVHRSQPHAGSKTPRRLVITSGPKEGLELELPAEQLTIGRSSESGLVIRDDYTSTHHARLMLWNDSWVIQDLDSTNGTFLDGTRVALPTPVPVGSTVTIGTTSFELRR; from the coding sequence ATGAGCGAACTGACCCTCCTCGTGCTGCGGATCGGCTTCCTGATCCTGATGTGGGCGTTCGTCTTCATGGTGGTCTACGCGCTGCGCTCCGATCTGTTCGGCAACCGGGCCCGCAAGGTGGCACCCGGCCCGGAGATGTTCCCTGTCTCTCCCGTCGTCGCCGCCCCGGCCGCGGCGCCCGTCGCACAGCTCACCGAGCCGGTTCACCGTTCGCAGCCGCACGCCGGCTCCAAAACCCCGCGCCGCCTCGTCATCACCTCCGGCCCCAAGGAGGGCCTCGAGCTCGAGCTGCCCGCCGAGCAGCTCACGATCGGGCGATCGAGCGAATCGGGCCTCGTGATCCGCGACGACTACACCTCCACCCACCACGCACGGCTCATGCTGTGGAACGACTCGTGGGTGATCCAGGATCTCGACTCCACGAACGGCACCTTCCTCGACGGCACGCGCGTCGCCCTGCCCACACCGGTGCCCGTCGGCTCGACCGTGACCATCGGCACGACGAGCTTCGAGCTGCGGCGGTAA
- a CDS encoding DUF3662 and FHA domain-containing protein: protein MGILDQFEKGLERVVNGAFAKAFKSGLQPLEVTAALRRELDTKAAVVSRDRILVPNRFRVRLAPSDYSRMTGLGPALIDEFTQLVQQHANAQRYSFAGGIDIALENDPNLPTGVVRIDSENVQGAVVWTPVLDIAGRRHTLAKGRTVIGRGSDADITLDDAGTSRQHIEILWDGTRAQVTDLGSTNGSKLNGQKVTKALLEPDSVIEIGRTRIVFRVLAQSADVAPGGNVRQDGTR from the coding sequence TTGGGGATTCTCGACCAGTTCGAGAAGGGCTTGGAGCGCGTCGTCAACGGCGCCTTCGCCAAGGCCTTCAAGAGCGGGCTGCAGCCTCTCGAGGTGACCGCCGCGCTGCGCCGCGAGCTCGACACGAAGGCGGCCGTCGTCTCGCGCGACCGCATCCTCGTGCCCAACCGCTTCCGAGTGCGGCTCGCACCCTCCGACTACTCGCGGATGACAGGGCTCGGTCCCGCGCTCATCGACGAGTTCACGCAGCTTGTGCAGCAGCACGCGAACGCCCAGCGCTACTCGTTCGCCGGCGGCATCGACATCGCGCTCGAGAACGACCCCAACCTGCCGACGGGTGTCGTGCGCATCGATTCGGAGAACGTGCAGGGCGCTGTCGTGTGGACGCCGGTGCTCGACATCGCCGGCCGCCGCCACACGCTCGCGAAGGGCCGCACCGTCATCGGCCGCGGCAGCGACGCCGACATCACGCTCGACGACGCCGGCACCTCGCGCCAGCACATCGAGATCCTGTGGGACGGCACCCGCGCCCAGGTGACCGACCTCGGCTCCACCAACGGCTCCAAGCTCAACGGCCAGAAGGTCACGAAGGCGCTCCTGGAACCCGACTCGGTGATCGAGATCGGCCGCACCCGCATCGTGTTCCGCGTTCTCGCGCAGTCGGCCGATGTCGCCCCGGGCGGCAACGTGCGGCAGGATGGCACACGATGA
- a CDS encoding DUF6512 family protein produces MRIDELVTIGWWGVIPAIAVGSLLHFVYDWSGHHPWVARFAAVNESYWEHIKIAVWPMVLLFIVLAVLGGWGEPAFVPAATIALYSIPVSIIGIEFLAKAILGRNVLAVDIGLFCVAIVLAQAIFSATLIQLAADGLSIALAAVFLAGLLASFLRFTLRPPREPDFFIDPLNRRYGLAGHPHPVPGSPPTEG; encoded by the coding sequence ATGCGCATCGACGAGCTCGTGACGATCGGATGGTGGGGCGTCATCCCCGCGATCGCCGTGGGCAGCCTGCTCCATTTCGTGTACGACTGGAGCGGCCACCACCCCTGGGTGGCGCGCTTCGCCGCCGTCAACGAGAGCTACTGGGAGCACATCAAGATCGCCGTCTGGCCGATGGTGCTGCTGTTCATCGTTCTCGCCGTGCTCGGCGGATGGGGGGAGCCGGCGTTCGTGCCGGCCGCGACGATCGCGCTCTATTCGATCCCGGTGAGCATCATCGGCATCGAGTTCCTGGCGAAGGCGATCCTCGGACGCAATGTGCTCGCCGTCGACATCGGCCTCTTCTGTGTAGCGATCGTCCTCGCGCAGGCGATCTTCTCGGCGACGCTCATCCAGCTCGCCGCCGACGGACTGTCCATCGCCCTCGCCGCGGTCTTCCTCGCGGGGCTCCTTGCATCGTTCCTTCGCTTCACCCTGCGACCCCCGCGCGAACCGGACTTCTTCATCGACCCGCTCAACCGCCGCTACGGACTGGCCGGTCACCCGCACCCGGTGCCCGGGAGCCCGCCGACGGAGGGATGA
- a CDS encoding thioredoxin family protein, which translates to MTEQPTPRVRFELFTSAFCGSCHSARIVLGHAASMIPGAVVEEHDVAFDADYAEQHDITSTPTVIVRDAEGKQVFRAEGAPSMEQVLGAAALAIPD; encoded by the coding sequence ATGACCGAGCAGCCGACCCCGCGCGTGCGGTTCGAGCTGTTCACCTCGGCGTTCTGCGGCTCGTGCCACAGCGCGCGGATCGTGCTCGGGCACGCGGCATCCATGATCCCGGGCGCCGTCGTCGAGGAGCATGATGTCGCGTTCGATGCGGACTACGCCGAGCAGCACGACATCACCTCGACTCCCACGGTGATCGTGCGCGACGCCGAGGGGAAGCAGGTGTTCCGCGCGGAGGGGGCACCGAGCATGGAGCAGGTGCTGGGCGCAGCCGCCCTCGCGATCCCCGACTGA
- a CDS encoding SDR family NAD(P)-dependent oxidoreductase, with translation MARADTAAVLAGATVLITGAARGMGAIYARKAADGGAAGIALWDVDEKLASELAAELTRPGLRIEVFPVDVSQLDAIRAGVAATREKLGPVDILINNAGIVRGVPFWQHDVERDIELTMRINTLGPMWLTREVLPDMMSSPARPKRILNIASAAGTLPNPNMSVYAASKWAMIGWSESIRLELSRMGYPHVKVTTFCPSYVSTGMFEGARGPLLTPIMTPDQAASAAWKGMLRGTPMVLRPWTVKLAMALRGLLPTRWWDGAAAKVFHVYSSMDAFVGRKES, from the coding sequence GTGGCTCGAGCCGACACCGCCGCCGTGCTGGCTGGCGCGACCGTCCTCATCACGGGTGCCGCCCGCGGCATGGGCGCGATCTATGCCCGCAAGGCCGCGGACGGGGGAGCAGCGGGCATCGCACTGTGGGACGTCGACGAGAAGCTCGCCAGCGAGCTCGCCGCAGAGCTCACCCGCCCGGGCCTGCGGATCGAGGTGTTCCCGGTCGATGTGTCGCAGCTGGACGCGATCCGCGCGGGCGTCGCCGCGACGCGCGAAAAGCTCGGTCCCGTCGACATCCTCATCAACAACGCCGGGATCGTGCGGGGGGTGCCGTTCTGGCAGCACGATGTCGAGCGCGACATCGAGCTCACGATGCGCATCAACACCCTCGGCCCCATGTGGCTCACCCGCGAGGTGCTGCCCGACATGATGAGCTCCCCCGCGCGACCCAAGCGCATCCTCAACATCGCGTCCGCCGCAGGCACTCTCCCCAACCCCAACATGAGCGTCTACGCGGCGTCGAAGTGGGCGATGATCGGCTGGAGCGAATCGATCCGCCTCGAGCTCAGCCGGATGGGCTACCCGCACGTGAAGGTCACGACCTTCTGCCCCAGCTACGTCTCGACGGGGATGTTCGAGGGCGCCCGCGGTCCGCTGCTGACGCCCATCATGACCCCGGATCAGGCAGCGAGCGCCGCCTGGAAGGGCATGCTGCGCGGCACCCCGATGGTGCTGCGCCCATGGACCGTGAAGCTCGCGATGGCCCTGCGCGGTCTCCTCCCCACCCGCTGGTGGGACGGCGCCGCCGCGAAGGTGTTCCACGTGTACTCGTCGATGGACGCGTTCGTGGGGCGCAAGGAGAGCTGA
- a CDS encoding glycoside hydrolase family 3 protein: MTSTDAGRTPAELTTQLTRDEKIMLLEGRRSWWTNPVPRLGIPQLCVTDGPHGVRLVRSEDGAFGVGGAIPSTAFPTTIVLANTWSPANARAVGAAIAAESRARGVHVLLAPGVNIQRNPLCGRNFEYFSEDPLLTGVLASAYVQAVEEAGVGTSVKHFAANSNEDFRFVGDSVVDERALREIYLRAFERVVTEARPATVMAAYNSVNGSFASENATLLTGILREEWGFDGLVMTDWGATNDRVAGLIAGCELDMPGGVRHNRTAIAQGLEDGSLPAEVLDRAVERMLTLIERVHHDEKGAPEDADAHAELATRIAVEGAVLLQNDGALPLAPDADGLVVIGEMFDRMRYQGGGSSLIAPTRLVTPRDAFDARGVRYRYARGYRSMYEGVDTELEAEALRVAEGAETVLFFGGLGDLEECEGFDRTSLEIAEDQRRLIERLVDQGSRVVLVLFGGAPFAVPRAEQVHAVLDMFLPGQTGGEASARLLFGEAVPSGRLAQSWPRTAADASSAADFDRAYVAQYFESVFVGYRHHDLAGTDLAYPFGHGLSYTSFVYRDLEVRIADGMVVAELTVANTGERAADEVVQFYVRRDESAVFAPEKELRAFERVHVPASEERRVHVEFPVAELSYWDVADGGWRLENGSCTLLAAASAQDVRLEATFEVTSGQTSRSPYSPAVDAAYRRPPTEVRAAFAELVGREIVVPPMPTRLGMQHRIGDASGTLTGRLLHRAALGQVDGEYRRALRMSDSPERDAAVKEGWFLVRMMPTTSLRSLVMSSDGALSYRAAELIEAIANGHPLRGIRQFVRRGREERRAGVRR; the protein is encoded by the coding sequence ATGACCAGCACAGACGCCGGCCGCACGCCCGCGGAGCTCACGACGCAGCTCACGCGCGACGAGAAGATCATGCTGCTGGAGGGGCGACGCTCCTGGTGGACGAACCCGGTCCCCCGCCTCGGCATCCCGCAGCTCTGCGTCACCGATGGCCCGCACGGCGTGCGGCTGGTGCGCAGCGAGGATGGCGCGTTCGGCGTCGGCGGCGCGATCCCGTCGACGGCGTTCCCGACCACGATCGTGCTCGCCAACACCTGGAGCCCCGCGAACGCCCGCGCGGTGGGCGCGGCGATCGCGGCCGAGTCTCGCGCCCGCGGCGTGCACGTGCTGCTTGCGCCGGGTGTCAACATCCAGCGCAACCCGCTGTGTGGGCGCAACTTCGAGTACTTCTCGGAGGACCCGCTGCTCACCGGCGTGCTCGCGAGCGCGTACGTGCAGGCAGTGGAGGAGGCGGGCGTCGGCACCTCGGTCAAGCACTTCGCCGCCAACTCGAACGAGGACTTCCGTTTCGTGGGCGACAGCGTCGTCGACGAGCGCGCGCTGCGCGAGATCTACCTGCGCGCATTCGAACGGGTGGTGACCGAGGCGCGCCCCGCCACGGTGATGGCGGCGTACAACAGCGTCAACGGCAGCTTCGCCTCCGAGAACGCGACCCTGCTCACCGGCATCCTGCGTGAGGAGTGGGGCTTCGACGGGCTCGTGATGACCGACTGGGGTGCCACGAATGACCGCGTCGCCGGGCTCATCGCCGGATGCGAGCTCGACATGCCGGGCGGGGTGCGGCACAACCGCACCGCCATCGCCCAGGGGCTGGAAGATGGATCCCTTCCCGCTGAGGTGCTGGATCGTGCGGTGGAGCGGATGCTCACCCTCATCGAGCGGGTGCACCACGACGAGAAGGGCGCGCCCGAGGACGCCGACGCGCATGCGGAGCTCGCGACGCGCATCGCCGTGGAGGGCGCGGTGCTGCTGCAGAACGACGGCGCGCTCCCCCTCGCTCCGGATGCGGACGGCCTCGTCGTGATCGGCGAGATGTTCGACCGGATGCGGTACCAGGGCGGCGGATCGTCGCTCATCGCACCCACTCGCCTCGTCACTCCCCGCGACGCCTTCGATGCGCGCGGTGTTCGCTACCGCTACGCGCGCGGCTACCGCAGCATGTACGAGGGCGTCGACACGGAGCTCGAGGCCGAGGCGCTGCGTGTCGCCGAGGGTGCGGAGACGGTGCTGTTCTTCGGCGGGCTCGGCGACCTGGAGGAGTGCGAGGGATTCGACCGCACCTCGCTCGAGATCGCGGAGGATCAGCGTCGGCTCATCGAGCGTCTCGTCGATCAGGGCTCGCGTGTGGTGCTCGTGCTGTTCGGGGGTGCGCCCTTCGCGGTGCCACGCGCGGAGCAGGTGCATGCAGTCCTCGACATGTTCCTGCCAGGGCAGACCGGGGGCGAGGCGTCCGCGCGGCTGCTGTTCGGCGAGGCCGTGCCGAGCGGTCGGCTCGCGCAGAGCTGGCCCCGCACCGCGGCGGACGCGAGCTCCGCCGCTGACTTCGACCGCGCCTACGTGGCCCAGTACTTCGAGTCGGTGTTCGTCGGCTACCGGCACCACGACCTCGCGGGCACCGACCTCGCCTACCCCTTCGGCCACGGACTCAGCTACACCTCGTTCGTCTACCGCGACCTCGAGGTGCGGATCGCGGATGGCATGGTCGTCGCCGAGCTCACGGTCGCGAACACGGGCGAACGCGCCGCCGATGAGGTGGTGCAGTTCTATGTGCGCCGGGATGAGAGCGCCGTGTTCGCGCCGGAGAAGGAACTGCGCGCGTTCGAGCGTGTGCACGTGCCGGCCAGCGAGGAGCGCCGCGTGCACGTCGAGTTCCCGGTCGCCGAGCTCTCCTACTGGGATGTCGCCGATGGCGGATGGCGACTCGAGAACGGCTCGTGCACGCTCCTCGCCGCCGCATCCGCACAGGATGTGCGCCTCGAGGCGACGTTCGAGGTGACGAGCGGGCAGACATCGCGCTCGCCGTACTCCCCCGCGGTCGATGCCGCGTACCGACGCCCGCCGACGGAGGTCCGCGCCGCGTTCGCCGAGCTGGTCGGCCGCGAGATCGTCGTGCCGCCCATGCCCACGCGGCTCGGCATGCAGCACCGCATCGGCGACGCATCCGGCACCCTCACGGGCCGCCTGCTGCACCGTGCGGCGCTCGGACAGGTGGACGGCGAGTACCGCAGGGCACTTCGGATGTCGGACTCACCCGAGCGTGACGCCGCGGTGAAGGAGGGCTGGTTCCTCGTGCGCATGATGCCGACCACGTCGCTCCGGAGCCTCGTCATGTCGAGCGACGGCGCT